A genome region from Lytechinus pictus isolate F3 Inbred chromosome 16, Lp3.0, whole genome shotgun sequence includes the following:
- the LOC129279520 gene encoding uncharacterized protein LOC129279520: protein MESGEVKPADSEPDRSAATPLDDQKGVTEPVHRISSMSGHHGEVPVQGFDSQVNITDDIGIIRLEEYGIEVHVPSGEAYSAKDITVDVIDEVPPELLTVLKETEAIITVGVKMSPSDASFERPVKVTMPHCGVFQKPESAQIVTYYRKNASDSFTAIPSSKKGLQCIVRQRDLDIYLNHFSESWIVALFTWAFIGKRVICTPYIPVSTPKNAKHVLRLHVRDENFRERKIEEGYKAGTTGKYFLVRWRSGGLHITCTCPESSLNDKVKTIDGSKITHLPENEVSFIVDTRNSEDDYMILEFIIKQSTIENILVKICLQDPVVGETTQEQAISTSQRPVTATSPGIQPTPRGATSDVPTLHHRFFQEGLAGHVLSDAILLDLSRRIDCTVYPVSDFAVDLGFDGATATSAEQMSIQTMDSQRRYKIILDKFVLNNGRGAQKIIDVFKDKKKQLLVDLIKEAIAKQDVHKESGTI, encoded by the exons ATGGAATCTGGGGAAGTAAAACCAGCGGATTCAGAACCGGACCGGTCAGCCGCAACGCCTTTAGATGACCAGAAAGGGGTAACAGAACCTGTTCATCGTATCTCGTCAATGAGCGGTCATCATGGTGAAGTCCCAGTTCAAGGCTTTGACAGTCAGGTGAATATCACTGATGATATCGGCATTATTCGGCTTGAAGAATATGGTATTGAAGTTCACGTTCCATCGGGTGAAGCTTACAGCGCAAAAGATATTACTGTGGATGTTATCGATGAGGTTCCACCTGAGTTGCTCACAGTACTGAAGGAAACTGAGGCTATCATTACCGTTGGTGTGAAGATGTCGCCTTCTGATGCATCATTTGAGAGACCAGTAAAAGTGACAATGCCACATTGTGGTGTGTTCCAAAAACCAGAATCTGCTCAAATCGTCACCTACTATCGCAAGAATG CTTCAGACAGTTTTACGGCAATCCCTTCAAGCAAAAAGGGTCTGCAATGCATCGTTAGACAACGAGACCTAGATATCTACCTGAACCACTTCTCAGAATCCTGGATTGTAGCTCTTTTCACATGGGCATTCATTGGAAAACGAGTTATTTGCACTCCTTATATTCCGGTGTCAACCCCAAAGAATGCAAAGCATGTCTTGCGTTTGCATGTACGAGACGAAAACTTCCGAGAAAGAAAG ATTGAGGAGGGATACAAGGCGGGTACCACAGGAAAGTATTTCTTAGTGAGATGGCGCTCTGGGGGACTACACATTACATGTACTTGCCCAGAAAGTAGCCTGAATGACAAGGTTAAG aCCATAGATGGAAGCAAGATTACCCATTTGCCTGAGAACGAAGTGTCATTCATTGTTGATACTCGCAACTCAGAAGATGATTACATGATTTTAGAGTTCATCATAAAACAGAGCACAATAGAAAATATCTTAGTGAAAATTTGCCtccaag ACCCAGTGGTAGGCGAGACAACTCAAGAGCAAGCTATCTCTACATCTCAGAGACCGGTCACAGCCACATCACCCGGTATTCAGCCTACTCCTAGAGGAGCGACCAGTGACGTTCCTACTTTGCACCAccg TTTCTTTCAGGAAGGGTTGGCGGGACATGTACTAAGTGATGCCATATTGCTCGATCTTTCGAGGCGAATTGATTGCACGGTTTATCCAGTCAGTGATTTTGCTGTAGATCTGGGCTTTGATGGCGCCACTGCAACTTCTGCAGAGCAAATGTCAATACAGACTATGGATTCGCAGAGGAGATACAAAATTATTCTTGACAAGTTTGTCTTGAATAATGGAAGGGGTGCTCAGAAAATCATAGATGTAttcaaagataagaaaaagCAGCTCCTTGTAGACCTTATAAAAGAAG